Proteins encoded by one window of Desulfonatronum thiodismutans:
- a CDS encoding putative toxin-antitoxin system toxin component, PIN family — MIVVIDTNVLVSGMINPHGPPGRLVDLLRSGALRLAVDDRILAEYVDVLNRPRLSRYFASTDLAQIVDYLRCGSMHVLVRRHIRDLPDQSDAPFLEVAMDAKVPLITGNIRHYPDEWRQECAILKPADFLNSLSDT, encoded by the coding sequence ATGATCGTGGTCATTGACACCAATGTTCTTGTTTCCGGCATGATCAACCCGCATGGCCCACCAGGCCGCCTTGTGGACCTGCTCCGTTCCGGCGCTTTACGCCTTGCTGTTGATGACCGGATTCTTGCTGAATACGTTGATGTTTTGAACCGACCACGACTCTCCCGCTACTTTGCTTCTACGGATCTCGCACAGATTGTTGATTACCTGCGGTGCGGCAGCATGCATGTACTGGTCAGGCGGCATATCAGAGATCTGCCGGATCAAAGCGATGCGCCGTTTCTTGAAGTGGCCATGGACGCAAAGGTTCCTTTGATTACCGGTAATATTCGGCATTATCCGGATGAGTGGCGACAAGAATGTGCCATTCTTAAGCCAGCCGATTTTCTGAACAGCTTGTCTGATACATAA
- a CDS encoding phosphocholine cytidylyltransferase family protein, translated as MKAVILAAGVGSRLGRPFPKCMSLLPDGEQILGRQIRLFREAGIREIIVVVGFKKSLIMEEFPSIFYKYNPFFYITNTSKSLLHALEHLDDDVLWANGDVVFDREVVEAVVAQPGNVVAVDRKRCGAEEVKYRADGHGRLLEISKQVDRAHGEAVGVNRVSREDLPALVRSLTACQDDDYFEKGIEDCLGLGVAFQVLDISAHRCIEVDFDEDLREARRMFGAESSRSVQPLPSEFVRSELRGSHSGLELMRRELSLAASVA; from the coding sequence ATGAAAGCCGTTATCCTGGCCGCCGGCGTGGGAAGTCGCCTGGGGCGTCCGTTTCCCAAGTGCATGAGTTTGCTTCCGGATGGCGAGCAGATCCTTGGAAGGCAAATCCGTCTTTTTCGCGAGGCCGGTATTCGGGAAATCATCGTGGTGGTCGGGTTCAAGAAAAGTCTGATCATGGAAGAATTTCCAAGTATCTTTTACAAGTACAATCCCTTCTTCTACATTACCAATACATCGAAGAGTCTGCTCCATGCGCTGGAGCACCTGGACGACGATGTGCTCTGGGCCAATGGCGACGTGGTTTTTGATCGCGAAGTGGTTGAAGCCGTGGTAGCCCAGCCTGGAAACGTCGTTGCCGTGGATCGCAAGCGATGCGGGGCGGAAGAGGTCAAGTACAGGGCCGACGGGCATGGGCGGCTTTTAGAGATTTCCAAGCAGGTGGACCGCGCGCATGGAGAGGCCGTGGGGGTGAACAGGGTCTCGCGGGAGGATTTGCCCGCCTTGGTTCGTTCCCTGACGGCGTGTCAAGATGATGACTATTTTGAAAAGGGCATCGAAGACTGCCTTGGTCTCGGGGTGGCTTTTCAGGTCCTGGATATTTCCGCCCACCGGTGCATCGAAGTGGACTTTGATGAAGACCTGCGGGAAGCGCGAAGAATGTTCGGCGCGGAATCCTCGCGGTCCGTTCAACCTCTGCCCTCGGAGTTTGTCAGGAGTGAGCTCCGAGGTTCCCATTCCGGATTGGAATTGATGCGCCGGGAGTTGTCCCTGGCCGCGTCGGTGGCCTGA
- a CDS encoding four helix bundle protein, with product MKYTRFEDLPCWQKARELCRTVYRLINKHQFSRDYSLKDQIWRAAGSAMDNIAEGFGDSSVKEFVKFLGYALRSCSEVQSQLYRALDCGYISQDEFDETYGLAGDCRAQVKGFRGYLRKRI from the coding sequence ATGAAGTATACCAGATTTGAGGATTTGCCATGCTGGCAGAAGGCGAGGGAGCTTTGCAGGACGGTTTATCGGCTCATCAATAAGCACCAGTTTTCCAGGGATTACAGTTTGAAGGATCAGATATGGAGGGCGGCCGGATCGGCCATGGACAATATTGCGGAAGGTTTCGGCGATTCTTCGGTCAAGGAGTTTGTCAAGTTTCTGGGGTATGCATTGCGGTCGTGCAGCGAGGTGCAGTCGCAATTGTACCGGGCTCTGGACTGCGGGTATATCAGCCAGGATGAATTTGATGAAACGTATGGTCTTGCGGGCGATTGCAGGGCGCAGGTCAAGGGTTTTCGGGGGTATTTGCGGAAGAGGATTTAA
- a CDS encoding CDP-glycerol glycerophosphotransferase family protein, which produces MDFATIADATDVDLLFYAERSLHLSFLEPIHDYFQKRYPELRLAFSAPDFQAPREDMPGWGVEAATVSRLRQKTLFLSSTQAVRPRVSVVADACHFNLPRHGKVVNVGHGLICKGMYYRRDPVVRRENLSDLLCVPGPWHKRRLQDNVFSPIRVTGFIKSDRLFSPQAMGKRGFCAKHDLDPGKPMVLFAPTFNPELSAIPHVWDKVTTLGDDQTTIGVKLHHMTPEPWKELYRRLAAQRDDVVFLSDADYSGMMHAADVMVSDVSSMFVEFMLLNKPVVLFNSPQLESFENYDPSDLEHKVRDAVLEADSVGALRKKVDKALDQPEILEEERLQYIEELDYGRDGKSVQRAAEAIRELLTRPRKTRSRPKYSVLLELDQTADSFAERESISEVLAKSEDLPMELLPVKVPAGAASHGGFGIGREKSVLGGHRLAQACAAAKGEWVVLVQPGWVLPKQWLKWMENHFLWHRHVGMVKVLADSKQVRRVYDLLFPDRLFISDNEELAWSFRNFGIGSAAFNDRIPSPCVMLPKVAALALAKRYSEGESFSGFIRNADDGLISAGYLSATALETYVHTV; this is translated from the coding sequence ATGGATTTCGCGACGATTGCAGACGCTACCGACGTTGACTTGCTTTTTTACGCCGAGCGGAGTCTGCATTTGTCTTTTCTGGAGCCGATTCACGATTATTTTCAAAAGCGGTATCCGGAACTGCGCTTGGCCTTTTCCGCGCCGGACTTCCAGGCGCCTCGCGAGGACATGCCGGGTTGGGGGGTGGAAGCGGCGACCGTTTCCCGACTCCGCCAAAAGACGCTCTTCCTTTCCTCGACCCAAGCCGTGCGTCCAAGGGTCAGCGTGGTGGCCGATGCCTGCCACTTTAACCTGCCCCGGCATGGCAAGGTGGTCAACGTCGGCCATGGCCTGATCTGCAAGGGAATGTACTACCGACGTGATCCCGTGGTCCGAAGAGAAAATCTTTCCGACCTGCTCTGCGTTCCCGGGCCGTGGCACAAGCGCCGTCTACAGGACAACGTTTTCTCGCCGATCCGGGTGACCGGCTTCATCAAATCGGATCGGCTCTTTTCCCCTCAAGCCATGGGCAAGCGGGGGTTCTGCGCCAAACACGACCTGGACCCTGGGAAACCGATGGTGCTTTTCGCCCCGACGTTCAACCCTGAGCTTTCCGCCATTCCCCATGTCTGGGACAAGGTGACGACCCTGGGCGACGACCAGACGACCATCGGCGTCAAGCTGCATCACATGACCCCCGAGCCGTGGAAGGAACTCTACAGGCGATTGGCCGCGCAACGGGACGACGTGGTCTTTCTGAGCGACGCGGACTACTCCGGCATGATGCATGCCGCGGACGTGATGGTCAGCGACGTGTCCTCCATGTTCGTGGAGTTCATGCTCCTGAACAAGCCGGTGGTGCTATTCAACAGTCCGCAGTTGGAATCGTTTGAAAACTATGATCCGTCCGACCTGGAGCACAAGGTCCGGGATGCCGTCCTGGAGGCGGATAGTGTGGGTGCCCTCCGGAAAAAGGTGGACAAGGCGTTGGACCAGCCCGAGATTCTGGAGGAGGAACGCCTGCAGTATATCGAAGAACTGGATTATGGCCGTGACGGCAAGTCCGTTCAACGTGCCGCCGAGGCTATTCGGGAACTGTTGACCCGGCCTCGAAAAACCCGGTCTCGGCCTAAATACTCGGTGCTACTGGAGTTGGATCAGACCGCGGACTCGTTCGCGGAGCGGGAGTCCATCTCGGAAGTTCTGGCCAAATCCGAAGACTTGCCCATGGAACTTCTACCGGTGAAGGTTCCCGCCGGAGCGGCGAGTCACGGCGGCTTCGGGATTGGGCGTGAGAAGTCCGTGCTTGGGGGCCATCGGCTTGCGCAGGCTTGTGCCGCGGCCAAGGGAGAGTGGGTGGTCCTGGTACAACCGGGTTGGGTCTTGCCAAAGCAGTGGTTGAAATGGATGGAAAACCACTTCCTTTGGCACCGGCATGTAGGGATGGTCAAGGTTCTTGCGGATTCAAAGCAGGTGCGTCGGGTTTACGACCTGTTGTTTCCCGATCGCCTGTTTATCTCCGACAACGAAGAACTGGCCTGGAGCTTCCGCAACTTCGGCATCGGCTCCGCGGCCTTTAATGATCGCATTCCCTCCCCCTGCGTGATGCTTCCGAAGGTTGCCGCGCTGGCGCTTGCCAAACGATATTCCGAGGGTGAGAGTTTTTCCGGATTCATTCGGAATGCGGATGATGGTTTGATCAGCGCTGGGTATCTGAGTGCGACGGCATTGGAAACGTATGTGCATACCGTGTAA
- a CDS encoding glycosyltransferase translates to MTRQPQDTFRLLFFVERNLHLPFLEPIHDYFQQHLPGFELAFASPEYSESIQGTLGRGLDARTVERLSAKARYVVDIRAYAPDVTVVADIGAAYILRDCGRIVNVGHGMISKGCFYTRQPIVKRENIADLICVPGEWHRDILAENVFSVIVPTGFIKADGLFGPKAFTRDRFCHDWEIPRDARILLFAPTYNEELSAIPFVQERIVELARAEGDGETHLVIKLHGMTDRRWIDLYVAAAATNPRVHVLPITYDLTRVMVAADVMISDVSSAFVEFMLLDRPIVLFDNPRKSEFQHFDPLDLEYQVRDACTVVSSWEELRDAVDRELREPTRLSALRRHYADRMCLGRDGRGVERAALAIAGLPRMRHPVSFTVVIPWRGGEAEMIAKTSRTVRHDNPGIDLELVFVGRRPMGSALESDDRWVDCAYPTGQFLDQAVTCARHDHVAFWDPRLVTPAGWLRQLANYFRWEPKTGVVQAIGPGMEQRVLLEHMLPGGERKNDADVAFIFHRFLQGGGMTVGGLDTACFLIRKDVYAAGGGFPPDLGWEQAMERLGLAVRRSGLGVRRAVETYVYPLHNVMAGVDQMRKSGPVRSNEALLKTASVPDVSIIIPVCGNKNLTRDCIRSILENTSNVPFEIIAVDNGSTDGTSEMLISLEREGTLRRVANQANLGFAKACNQGAKAANGRYLVFLNNDTRVQCRWLDALRSCAARDERIGAVGAKLLFEDGLVQHAGVVFDHNLKPVHIYKFFHPQHPAVRQQREFQAVSAACMLVDKAVFDRLGGFDEQYVNGYEDVDFCLRLRRAGYKVVYCPKSVVTHLESRTPGRFEAMDRNKELLLSRWGDVLAADEMETYHQDGIQYELIEEHEHGHVCVMHDANPNPYWTRARRLAEQGGVDKAVATYQEAYRFFAFDPRKYVVLEELAELTERHGLLEQAEHYWRGLVETVGDPEHVLRLERLRVSRKRPARK, encoded by the coding sequence GTGACACGTCAACCTCAAGATACATTTCGGTTGCTCTTCTTCGTGGAGCGTAACCTTCATCTCCCTTTTCTTGAGCCGATTCACGACTACTTCCAGCAACACCTTCCCGGTTTTGAACTCGCTTTCGCTTCACCTGAATATTCTGAATCCATCCAGGGGACGTTAGGCCGCGGCCTGGATGCCCGAACCGTGGAGCGGCTTTCCGCCAAGGCGCGGTATGTCGTCGACATCCGGGCCTATGCACCGGACGTCACCGTGGTCGCGGATATCGGGGCCGCGTACATTCTGCGTGATTGCGGGCGGATCGTGAACGTGGGGCACGGGATGATCAGCAAGGGCTGTTTTTATACCCGCCAGCCGATTGTCAAACGAGAGAATATCGCCGACCTGATCTGCGTTCCCGGGGAGTGGCATCGCGATATTTTAGCTGAGAACGTCTTTTCAGTCATCGTGCCCACGGGCTTCATCAAGGCCGATGGTCTTTTCGGGCCCAAGGCCTTTACCAGAGATCGGTTTTGCCACGATTGGGAGATTCCTCGGGACGCGAGGATTCTGCTCTTCGCGCCGACCTACAACGAAGAGCTTTCCGCCATCCCGTTTGTCCAAGAGCGCATTGTCGAGCTTGCCCGGGCCGAAGGGGATGGGGAGACGCATCTGGTCATCAAGCTGCACGGCATGACGGATCGGCGATGGATCGATCTGTATGTCGCCGCTGCCGCGACCAACCCGCGGGTTCATGTCCTCCCGATCACCTATGACCTGACCCGGGTCATGGTCGCGGCGGATGTGATGATCAGCGATGTATCCTCGGCCTTCGTAGAGTTCATGCTCCTGGACCGCCCTATTGTTCTGTTCGACAATCCTCGGAAGTCCGAATTCCAGCACTTCGACCCCTTGGACTTGGAATACCAGGTCCGTGACGCCTGCACCGTGGTTTCTTCCTGGGAGGAGTTGCGCGATGCCGTGGACCGTGAACTGCGTGAGCCGACCCGCCTTTCCGCCTTGCGACGACACTATGCCGATCGGATGTGCCTTGGACGGGACGGACGCGGCGTGGAGCGGGCCGCCCTGGCTATTGCCGGCCTTCCGCGGATGCGTCATCCCGTTTCGTTTACGGTTGTGATTCCCTGGCGCGGTGGTGAGGCGGAGATGATCGCGAAAACGTCGCGCACGGTGCGACATGACAACCCCGGAATTGACCTGGAGCTGGTCTTTGTCGGGCGACGTCCGATGGGATCGGCTCTGGAATCGGATGATCGGTGGGTGGACTGCGCCTATCCGACGGGTCAGTTCCTCGATCAAGCCGTGACCTGTGCCCGGCATGATCATGTGGCCTTCTGGGACCCTCGGCTCGTGACTCCGGCGGGTTGGTTGCGGCAACTTGCGAATTACTTTCGCTGGGAGCCGAAGACCGGGGTGGTGCAAGCCATCGGCCCCGGCATGGAGCAGCGCGTTTTGCTGGAACACATGCTGCCCGGCGGCGAACGGAAAAACGACGCGGACGTGGCCTTCATCTTCCACCGCTTTTTGCAAGGCGGCGGCATGACCGTGGGCGGGCTGGACACGGCCTGCTTTTTGATCCGCAAGGACGTCTACGCTGCCGGCGGAGGTTTTCCTCCCGACTTGGGCTGGGAGCAGGCCATGGAGCGTCTGGGGCTGGCTGTCCGGCGCTCCGGGTTGGGGGTGCGGCGTGCGGTGGAAACCTATGTTTATCCGCTCCACAACGTCATGGCGGGAGTCGATCAAATGAGGAAGTCCGGACCCGTGAGAAGCAATGAAGCGCTGCTCAAAACCGCCTCGGTTCCCGATGTCAGCATCATCATTCCCGTTTGCGGCAACAAGAACCTGACACGGGACTGCATCCGGTCGATTCTGGAAAATACGTCGAACGTTCCCTTTGAGATCATAGCCGTGGACAACGGATCAACGGATGGGACCTCGGAAATGCTGATCAGCCTGGAACGAGAAGGAACGTTGCGGCGTGTTGCCAACCAGGCGAATTTGGGGTTCGCCAAAGCTTGCAATCAAGGAGCGAAGGCGGCCAATGGGCGATATTTGGTTTTCTTGAACAATGATACACGGGTCCAATGCCGCTGGCTGGATGCGTTGCGGTCCTGCGCGGCCAGGGACGAGCGGATCGGCGCCGTGGGAGCGAAGCTGCTGTTCGAGGACGGCTTGGTGCAGCATGCCGGAGTGGTTTTTGATCACAACCTCAAGCCCGTGCATATCTACAAGTTTTTCCATCCACAGCACCCGGCGGTTCGGCAACAGCGGGAGTTTCAGGCCGTGAGCGCGGCCTGCATGCTTGTCGACAAGGCTGTTTTCGACCGTCTCGGCGGTTTCGACGAGCAGTACGTCAACGGCTACGAGGACGTGGATTTCTGCCTGCGCCTGCGCCGGGCAGGATACAAGGTCGTCTACTGTCCGAAAAGCGTGGTCACGCATCTGGAGAGCCGGACTCCGGGCCGGTTCGAGGCCATGGACCGCAACAAGGAACTGCTGCTGTCCCGCTGGGGCGACGTTTTGGCCGCGGACGAAATGGAAACGTATCATCAGGACGGCATTCAGTACGAGCTGATTGAAGAGCATGAACATGGTCATGTCTGCGTGATGCACGACGCCAACCCAAATCCCTATTGGACGCGGGCCCGGCGACTTGCCGAACAGGGGGGCGTGGACAAGGCCGTTGCGACGTATCAGGAGGCCTATCGGTTTTTTGCTTTTGATCCGCGCAAGTACGTTGTTCTGGAAGAATTGGCCGAACTGACCGAGCGTCATGGCCTGCTGGAGCAGGCCGAGCATTACTGGCGCGGGCTGGTGGAGACGGTCGGGGATCCGGAGCACGTCCTGCGATTGGAGCGGCTGCGGGTTTCGCGAAAACGTCCCGCGCGGAAGTGA
- a CDS encoding methyltransferase domain-containing protein — MRIETFLELLLEAVTENPNINLVREKAVKIVQEIRETGNHELADALDKIMERRMARQDHGTYKNYWNYLAKEMSPDLATGGGKDMHEQQYIYLVHECGLQKDDLFLDIGTGSLRGSKKVITYLEKKHFHGMDISEELICFAKNRVANNHDLMQKEPWLEIDDRFRFSKTFPGKCFNFCFAKSIFTHIYPDAVWDCLVQLRKVVHNSGKFYATIFKDNNVKVYHGDVKKMYYNTEWLAETSDLAGWSLEEIGDTRVGQYMCLFKPIPIQYC; from the coding sequence GTGCGTATCGAAACTTTTCTTGAATTGCTTCTTGAAGCTGTTACTGAAAATCCCAATATAAATTTGGTGCGAGAGAAAGCTGTAAAGATAGTTCAAGAAATACGAGAGACTGGAAATCATGAGTTGGCGGATGCCTTGGACAAAATCATGGAAAGAAGGATGGCTCGCCAAGACCATGGAACATATAAAAATTATTGGAACTATCTTGCAAAAGAAATGTCACCTGATTTGGCGACAGGTGGCGGAAAAGATATGCATGAGCAGCAGTACATTTATTTGGTTCATGAATGCGGACTTCAAAAAGATGATTTGTTTCTAGATATTGGAACAGGTTCGTTGCGTGGATCTAAGAAAGTGATTACGTATCTTGAAAAGAAGCATTTTCACGGTATGGATATATCAGAGGAACTTATTTGTTTCGCAAAAAATCGCGTCGCAAATAATCATGATTTAATGCAGAAAGAGCCATGGTTGGAGATTGATGACAGATTCCGTTTTTCAAAAACATTTCCGGGAAAATGTTTCAATTTTTGTTTTGCAAAATCTATATTTACGCATATCTATCCAGATGCAGTCTGGGACTGTCTCGTGCAGTTGCGGAAAGTCGTTCACAATTCCGGAAAATTTTATGCAACAATTTTTAAAGATAATAATGTTAAAGTGTATCATGGAGATGTGAAAAAAATGTACTATAATACGGAGTGGCTTGCTGAAACAAGCGATTTGGCGGGCTGGAGCCTTGAAGAAATCGGAGATACAAGAGTTGGGCAATACATGTGCCTTTTCAAGCCCATTCCAATCCAATATTGCTAA